The following are encoded in a window of bacterium genomic DNA:
- a CDS encoding B12-binding domain-containing radical SAM protein, translating into MSSKSAGSWGKGLSNSVRVQLIMRVVYLQLPVLDFGYDYAGADHPLAGGYLAASALAKGVKHEPIFLPQALSSFASTGALVRQILSLEPHVVVATLYLWNVDRTIRVARALKESNPRIWLLAGGPEAAGDFQDRFPHHPFDLVHCGEGEHVFPLLLGEISRDPEVNGEKLAAARERARPAMALDEIPSPYLMGLLPQAPDGSIWVETMRGCPYHCAYCYYGKSLQELRWFPAQWVSNHVLWASGKGVKEIYFLDPSFQVTPGLAKRLEELARWNALSIPLHTEARVDQMDSTLADGFKKAGFRSLETGLQSIHSHVLRKVGRPGRPLAFAKGAHLLLERGIQLQIDVILGLPGDTSRGFLETVDFLGEQGLGEHVTIFPLLVLPGTKLKERAGYWGVKYRPSPPYQVEAVGETGIEELRNALEQAERRLDLGLYPLHLPDLSPCEGPFDLIGLVEIHEKQGGCLPGLAPELMDSLAQSPVFLFRSSSHEPPWSLMAQWGQWQKKFLPDLLPFWGMEAQRRFPLRNLEKLLKELHDPGSYQAGLWSLCPDDYLRLSCRPFLLSRCHEDPAFWLELDQLIPVIRVVHQMPFFQDRDPLRKLPVLWETPRLISRKILQALQPLFHGREEELLFSRRENTIAWAAITGISLPPGKPRMGKVRLP; encoded by the coding sequence GTGAGCTCCAAGTCTGCTGGCTCCTGGGGAAAGGGGCTGAGCAACAGCGTTCGGGTGCAGTTGATCATGAGGGTTGTTTACCTGCAATTGCCGGTTTTGGATTTTGGTTATGACTACGCCGGAGCAGATCATCCCTTGGCAGGAGGTTACCTGGCCGCCAGCGCCTTGGCCAAGGGAGTGAAGCATGAACCCATTTTCTTGCCGCAAGCTTTGAGCTCCTTTGCCTCCACAGGGGCTTTGGTCAGGCAGATACTTTCCCTGGAGCCTCATGTGGTGGTGGCTACCCTATACCTCTGGAATGTGGACAGGACCATCAGAGTGGCCAGGGCTCTCAAGGAGTCCAATCCCCGCATCTGGCTCCTGGCAGGAGGGCCCGAGGCAGCCGGAGACTTCCAGGACAGGTTCCCCCACCATCCCTTTGACTTGGTCCACTGCGGGGAGGGTGAGCATGTGTTCCCTTTGCTGCTGGGGGAGATATCCCGGGACCCGGAAGTAAATGGAGAAAAGCTTGCGGCCGCAAGAGAAAGAGCCCGTCCAGCAATGGCTCTGGATGAGATACCCTCACCCTATCTCATGGGGCTCTTGCCCCAGGCTCCGGACGGCTCCATATGGGTGGAGACCATGCGCGGCTGCCCGTACCACTGCGCTTACTGTTATTACGGGAAAAGCCTCCAGGAGTTGCGATGGTTCCCTGCCCAATGGGTCAGCAACCATGTGCTTTGGGCCTCGGGCAAGGGGGTAAAGGAGATCTATTTCTTGGATCCCTCTTTCCAGGTCACCCCCGGTCTGGCCAAGCGTCTGGAGGAATTGGCCAGGTGGAACGCCCTCTCCATACCTTTGCACACAGAGGCCCGGGTGGACCAGATGGACTCCACCCTTGCGGACGGGTTTAAGAAAGCTGGCTTCCGCTCCCTAGAAACAGGACTTCAAAGCATTCATAGCCACGTCCTGAGAAAAGTGGGCAGGCCTGGTAGGCCCCTGGCCTTTGCCAAGGGGGCACACCTGCTTCTGGAAAGAGGTATCCAGCTTCAGATAGACGTGATACTCGGGCTACCGGGGGACACCTCCAGGGGATTTCTGGAAACAGTTGATTTCCTCGGGGAACAGGGCCTGGGGGAACATGTGACAATATTTCCTCTTTTGGTGCTGCCCGGCACCAAGCTCAAAGAAAGGGCTGGATACTGGGGGGTGAAGTACAGACCAAGCCCTCCATACCAGGTGGAGGCCGTGGGGGAAACGGGCATAGAGGAACTCAGGAATGCTTTGGAACAGGCAGAAAGGAGGTTGGATCTGGGGCTTTATCCTCTGCACCTGCCGGATTTGAGTCCATGTGAAGGCCCCTTTGATCTCATCGGGCTGGTGGAGATCCATGAGAAGCAAGGGGGCTGCCTTCCTGGCCTTGCCCCCGAATTGATGGACAGCCTGGCCCAATCGCCTGTTTTTCTTTTCAGATCTAGCAGCCATGAGCCTCCCTGGAGCCTCATGGCCCAATGGGGGCAGTGGCAAAAGAAATTCCTGCCTGATCTTCTTCCTTTCTGGGGAATGGAAGCACAAAGGCGGTTTCCCTTGAGAAACCTTGAGAAGCTTCTGAAAGAGCTACACGATCCAGGCTCGTATCAGGCAGGCCTCTGGTCTCTTTGCCCTGATGATTATCTCAGGCTTTCCTGCCGTCCCTTCTTGCTTTCCAGGTGCCATGAGGATCCGGCGTTCTGGCTGGAGCTGGATCAGCTGATTCCAGTTATAAGGGTAGTTCATCAGATGCCCTTTTTTCAGGACAGAGACCCCTTGAGGAAACTGCCTGTCTTGTGGGAAACCCCAAGACTCATATCCAGAAAGATTCTGCAGGCTCTGCAGCCCCTTTTCCATGGAAGGGAGGAAGAGCTTCTCTTCTCCAGAAGAGAAAACACCATTGCCTGGGCTGCCATCACTGGAATTTCTCTGCCGCCTGGAAAGCCCAGGATGGGGAAGGTAAGGCTGCCTTGA
- a CDS encoding HRDC domain-containing protein encodes MKEDSGSYSQGLLQPRLGREILWVEDPIALEELVGRWAMEARLAVDLEADSLYRYRERICLVQVCSAREVALIDPLALGDLKALRPLLENPNLEKVFHGADYDMRLLKGAGFKPRGIFDTMVAARCVGAKRLGLSDLLEERLGIRLEKRFQRADWSRRPLPAPMLDYAVRDSCYLLALRDSLAHELQALGRMELARAHFLALEKIEPLRRDPPNAMKIPGARKLDHRSLAALQALLEWREQQARERDVPVFKILPSETLLALAREKPTDLKSLLGIPGITKRVVELWAEGLLRALQEGLNRDPFVAFKPPKAVQNPPGSRNRFMALKQIRDQRAKEEGLDPGILCPNSLLRALASSEPRHLNQTWEELLTPWQQRLLGEKFQQVLSGSSHKKYQRGK; translated from the coding sequence GTGAAAGAGGATTCTGGGAGCTATTCACAAGGGCTTTTGCAGCCAAGGCTGGGAAGAGAGATCCTATGGGTGGAAGATCCCATTGCCCTTGAGGAACTGGTGGGCAGATGGGCAATGGAGGCCAGGCTGGCAGTGGATCTGGAGGCCGATTCCCTGTATCGATACAGGGAGAGAATATGCCTTGTACAGGTTTGCTCAGCGCGGGAAGTGGCACTCATAGATCCCCTTGCCCTTGGGGACCTCAAGGCCCTGAGGCCCCTGTTGGAGAATCCAAACTTGGAGAAGGTTTTCCATGGTGCCGATTATGACATGAGGCTTCTCAAGGGCGCCGGGTTCAAGCCCAGGGGAATTTTTGACACGATGGTGGCAGCCCGCTGTGTTGGGGCCAAAAGGCTGGGCCTCTCGGATCTCTTGGAGGAGCGGCTGGGCATAAGGCTGGAGAAGAGGTTTCAGAGAGCCGACTGGAGCAGAAGGCCTCTGCCAGCGCCCATGCTGGATTACGCTGTCAGAGACAGCTGTTATCTCCTGGCCCTCAGGGACTCCCTGGCCCACGAACTGCAAGCTCTGGGTCGAATGGAGTTGGCCAGGGCTCATTTTCTAGCTCTGGAGAAGATCGAGCCCCTTCGCAGGGATCCCCCCAATGCCATGAAAATCCCTGGGGCCAGAAAGCTGGACCACAGAAGCCTGGCCGCGCTTCAGGCCCTTCTGGAGTGGAGAGAGCAGCAGGCCAGAGAGAGGGACGTGCCGGTCTTCAAGATCCTGCCCAGCGAGACACTCCTGGCCTTGGCCAGGGAAAAACCCACAGACCTCAAGAGCTTGCTGGGGATTCCTGGTATCACCAAAAGAGTAGTGGAGCTATGGGCAGAGGGTCTTCTCAGGGCTCTGCAGGAAGGTCTTAACAGAGATCCCTTTGTTGCCTTCAAGCCACCCAAGGCAGTACAGAATCCGCCTGGATCCCGAAATCGCTTCATGGCCCTCAAGCAGATAAGAGACCAGAGGGCAAAAGAAGAAGGTCTTGATCCAGGCATCCTGTGTCCCAACAGCCTGCTTAGAGCCCTGGCCTCTTCTGAGCCAAGGCACCTGAATCAAACCTGGGAAGAGCTTCTCACACCTTGGCAGCAAAGACTTCTTGGGGAGAAATTCCAGCAGGTCTTGTCAGGATCCAGCCACAAGAAATACCAAAGAGGTAAGTGA
- a CDS encoding DNA-binding protein, whose translation MEEIKGGGGFMFMQIKTIFCWFMGIFLVLEASAHAQEVAIRRAGGQGWGAKSAYGKLFDPSTLENVTGEVLSVERFTPLRQMGYGLLVVLKTPTQTIDVHVGPGWFVAEQDFEIAPGDRITVRGSRILFQDVPTIIATEVRHGDRILKLRTDTGQPIWSEEDEEG comes from the coding sequence ATGGAGGAGATCAAAGGGGGAGGTGGTTTCATGTTCATGCAGATCAAAACCATTTTCTGCTGGTTCATGGGCATATTTCTAGTCCTGGAGGCAAGCGCCCATGCTCAAGAGGTGGCCATTAGAAGGGCTGGTGGCCAGGGTTGGGGCGCCAAGAGTGCTTATGGCAAGCTGTTTGACCCTTCCACCTTGGAGAATGTCACTGGAGAGGTGTTAAGCGTGGAAAGGTTCACTCCCTTGAGGCAGATGGGCTATGGGCTGCTGGTGGTCTTAAAGACCCCCACCCAGACCATAGATGTACACGTGGGTCCGGGTTGGTTTGTGGCTGAGCAGGACTTTGAGATAGCCCCAGGGGACAGGATCACGGTGAGAGGCTCGAGGATTCTTTTCCAAGATGTGCCGACCATCATAGCCACGGAAGTGCGCCATGGTGACCGGATCTTGAAGCTCAGAACAGACACAGGCCAGCCCATCTGGTCTGAGGAGGACGAGGAGGGGTGA
- a CDS encoding nucleoside recognition domain-containing protein produces the protein MDQKASKNSAMNLVWIFLLLSSVLVGAATGRLEDVGKTSFQAAKQSVELAIGLVGAMALWLGLVKVVQEAGLMVSISRVLRPLLVRLFPDVPGHHPAMGAMVMNLAANMMGLGNAATPLGIKAMQELDKLNTRKGEATDAMCLFLAINTSSVTILPLGVMAVRASAGASDPGGIIIPTLLSTTCSTIVAVLCAKLLSRIYRTKADPKVKEKHLEFHGGDLEEQGKPPSDHSQPRGWRRWILPGYLAAFGGGLGIHLLGGSHPQAAFPALSHALIPFLMGLMVLYGVSRRIPVYECICDGGREGFQVALRIIPFLVAVLVGVGMFRASGALEILTGILSPFTGLIGMPPETLTMALVRPLSGSGAFGIMSELVARAPDSLEAFIASVMQGSTDTTFYILAVYFGAVQVKRVRYALWAGLMGDAAGILAAVLLGRIFYGG, from the coding sequence ATGGATCAGAAGGCTTCCAAGAACTCTGCCATGAATCTTGTGTGGATTTTCCTTCTGCTATCTTCTGTGCTGGTGGGTGCAGCCACAGGCAGGCTAGAGGATGTAGGAAAAACATCTTTTCAGGCAGCCAAACAATCCGTGGAGCTGGCCATAGGACTGGTGGGAGCCATGGCCTTGTGGCTGGGCCTGGTGAAGGTGGTGCAGGAAGCGGGTCTCATGGTCTCCATTTCACGGGTTCTTAGGCCCCTGCTGGTGAGACTCTTTCCGGATGTGCCTGGCCATCATCCGGCCATGGGCGCCATGGTCATGAACCTGGCAGCCAACATGATGGGGTTGGGCAATGCCGCTACCCCCTTGGGAATAAAGGCCATGCAGGAGCTGGACAAACTAAATACCAGAAAGGGTGAGGCCACAGACGCCATGTGCCTTTTCTTGGCCATAAACACAAGTTCCGTGACCATCTTGCCCCTAGGGGTGATGGCTGTGAGAGCTTCTGCAGGGGCCAGCGATCCTGGTGGAATAATTATTCCTACGCTTTTGTCCACCACCTGCTCCACCATTGTGGCAGTGCTCTGTGCCAAGCTCTTGTCGCGGATCTACAGGACTAAGGCCGATCCAAAGGTGAAAGAAAAGCACCTGGAGTTTCATGGGGGAGATTTGGAAGAGCAGGGAAAGCCTCCCTCGGATCACTCCCAGCCCCGGGGATGGCGCAGGTGGATCCTTCCTGGGTATTTGGCTGCCTTTGGAGGCGGGCTGGGAATCCATCTGCTTGGGGGCTCTCACCCGCAGGCCGCTTTTCCCGCACTTTCCCACGCCTTGATACCTTTTCTCATGGGGCTCATGGTTCTATACGGTGTGAGCAGGAGAATTCCTGTGTATGAGTGTATCTGTGATGGGGGCCGGGAGGGATTCCAGGTGGCCCTGCGCATAATTCCTTTCCTGGTGGCCGTACTGGTGGGAGTTGGCATGTTCAGGGCATCAGGAGCCTTGGAAATCTTGACCGGGATCTTAAGCCCTTTCACTGGGCTTATAGGAATGCCCCCCGAGACCCTGACCATGGCCTTGGTCAGGCCTCTTTCAGGCTCGGGGGCCTTCGGGATCATGTCAGAGCTGGTGGCCAGGGCACCTGACTCCTTGGAGGCCTTCATAGCCTCGGTGATGCAGGGATCCACAGATACTACTTTTTACATACTGGCCGTTTACTTTGGAGCCGTGCAAGTCAAGCGGGTGCGTTACGCCCTCTGGGCAGGGCTCATGGGGGATGCAGCCGGAATTCTTGCAGCCGTGCTTCTGGGAAGGATCTTCTATGGCGGGTGA
- a CDS encoding fused MFS/spermidine synthase produces the protein MGIFLAMGFHALAAQVVLLREMLAVVAGHELAIGMIMASWLTGILAGAWGATRIKDSIGEPHRQLSWLLGASPVVCMGILLAVRHLRSWISGAPGSAMPALGSVLAMAGFLLPQAALVGAMFPLAAAMAAWEGGSPLRAIARVYFWEALGSLLGGLALTFVMIPHLHGPGILAWSGMLTCFLSAWGFLGRNRPGGLWLGLLGACWGAALTGGLVSWIQEWSAQRRWDALHPSIKRITTVDTPYQSVELGEMEGQFTIFGNSRPILSFPDPVEAAPLVHILMHQDPMPKRILLIGGGPASTIPLLLEHPVERILLLELDQAVFETARPFLSPELRRGLEDPRLQVKYLDARFLIPKIPPRSFDAVVIQMGDPSTSLLNRFHTVEFFQALSRILDTDGLLVHAVTGSVNYLGPELERFLGTIHNSLAGVYPEVRVIPGERTLFWASKRKGRISLDPETLASRGSFWEQIPRGLFYTWIQPQQVQLWEETLSKSREKPNLDAHPSSIVRFLALWEKLSGSFWGMQLLSSLEEVSWWWIFCTLTVLIMTPLWGKKGLTMQRIPLVALGVTGMTAMAQEMVCLYLYQAVWGYLYSRVGLLVGVFMAGLAAGGIWAGGMSGKNKGKALGPLLALQGAMTLLCASIALFWVGQLLPKSALEDPGPGAQMAMCLWMFLAGLATGASFPLTCAVLDKGLGRAGITAGVASAWDHLGAAVGALLGGVLLVPILGLAKTGLVLTLLQGVVTIALGVFFLAGPWRRG, from the coding sequence ATGGGTATTTTCTTGGCCATGGGCTTTCATGCCCTGGCGGCACAGGTTGTGTTGCTGAGGGAAATGCTGGCCGTGGTGGCAGGCCATGAACTGGCCATCGGCATGATAATGGCTTCCTGGCTGACAGGTATTTTGGCCGGAGCCTGGGGGGCAACTCGCATCAAGGACTCCATTGGTGAACCCCACAGGCAGCTTTCCTGGCTGCTTGGAGCCTCGCCGGTTGTCTGCATGGGGATTCTTCTGGCCGTGCGCCACCTCAGAAGCTGGATATCAGGAGCCCCTGGCTCTGCCATGCCAGCCCTGGGCTCTGTGCTGGCCATGGCAGGATTCCTGCTGCCCCAGGCTGCACTGGTGGGAGCCATGTTCCCCTTGGCAGCAGCCATGGCCGCCTGGGAGGGCGGATCCCCTCTGAGAGCAATAGCCCGGGTCTATTTCTGGGAAGCGCTGGGAAGTCTCTTGGGCGGGCTGGCCCTTACTTTTGTGATGATACCCCATCTCCATGGCCCCGGCATACTGGCCTGGAGTGGCATGCTCACATGTTTTCTGAGTGCATGGGGGTTCTTGGGGCGCAATAGGCCTGGTGGGCTTTGGTTGGGCCTCCTGGGAGCCTGCTGGGGAGCTGCTCTCACAGGGGGGCTGGTCTCCTGGATACAGGAGTGGTCTGCCCAAAGACGCTGGGATGCGCTTCATCCCTCCATTAAGAGAATCACCACAGTGGACACCCCTTACCAGAGCGTGGAGCTGGGCGAAATGGAAGGGCAGTTCACCATTTTTGGCAACAGCAGACCCATCCTCAGCTTCCCTGACCCTGTGGAGGCTGCTCCCTTGGTTCATATCCTCATGCACCAGGATCCCATGCCCAAGAGAATTCTGCTCATCGGAGGGGGTCCGGCAAGCACCATTCCCCTTTTGTTGGAGCATCCCGTGGAGCGAATCCTCCTGTTAGAGCTGGATCAGGCAGTCTTTGAGACAGCCAGACCTTTTCTGAGCCCGGAATTGAGGCGCGGGCTTGAGGATCCGAGGCTCCAGGTGAAGTACCTGGATGCCCGGTTTCTTATACCCAAGATCCCCCCCAGGAGCTTCGACGCAGTGGTGATCCAAATGGGGGATCCCTCCACCAGCCTTCTGAACCGGTTTCACACCGTGGAGTTCTTCCAGGCACTGAGCCGCATCCTGGATACCGATGGGTTGCTTGTCCATGCAGTCACAGGCTCGGTGAACTATCTAGGCCCGGAGCTGGAGAGGTTTCTGGGCACCATCCATAACAGCCTGGCAGGGGTCTACCCCGAGGTTAGGGTGATTCCAGGGGAAAGGACTCTTTTTTGGGCTTCCAAAAGAAAAGGCAGGATAAGCCTGGATCCCGAAACCTTGGCCAGCCGTGGCTCCTTCTGGGAGCAAATACCCAGGGGTCTTTTCTATACCTGGATCCAACCACAGCAGGTCCAGCTCTGGGAGGAGACCCTTAGCAAGAGCAGGGAAAAGCCCAACCTGGACGCTCATCCCAGCAGCATTGTTCGGTTCCTGGCGCTTTGGGAAAAGCTTTCTGGGAGCTTCTGGGGAATGCAGCTTCTGAGCTCCCTGGAAGAGGTGTCCTGGTGGTGGATCTTTTGCACTCTGACAGTTCTCATCATGACCCCTCTTTGGGGAAAAAAGGGCTTAACCATGCAGAGAATACCCTTGGTGGCTCTGGGGGTGACTGGCATGACCGCCATGGCCCAGGAGATGGTGTGTTTATATCTCTATCAGGCCGTTTGGGGGTATCTCTATTCCAGGGTGGGCCTGCTGGTGGGGGTTTTCATGGCGGGGTTGGCAGCAGGGGGAATATGGGCAGGGGGGATGTCCGGAAAGAATAAGGGCAAGGCCCTGGGGCCTTTGTTGGCATTGCAAGGGGCCATGACTTTGCTATGCGCTTCCATTGCCTTGTTCTGGGTGGGCCAGCTCCTCCCCAAGAGCGCCTTGGAGGATCCTGGGCCTGGGGCTCAGATGGCCATGTGTCTCTGGATGTTCCTGGCTGGTCTTGCCACCGGGGCCTCCTTTCCCTTGACCTGCGCGGTCCTGGACAAAGGCCTGGGAAGAGCTGGGATCACAGCAGGAGTTGCCAGTGCCTGGGATCACCTGGGAGCTGCAGTGGGGGCTCTTCTGGGGGGTGTGCTTTTGGTACCCATCCTGGGGCTGGCCAAAACGGGTCTGGTGCTGACTTTGCTCCAGGGCGTTGTGACCATTGCCCTGGGTGTGTTTTTCCTTGCAGGCCCATGGAGGAGGGGCTAG
- a CDS encoding sigma 54-interacting transcriptional regulator, with protein MDSSDRAVRQALELECLGLIAETLSSSLDLRSTLQEIFQILADRMGMSRGTLTLLNPRTGQLAIEIAHGLSFEEQQRGRYKLGEGITGRVVESGQPMVVPRIGEEPLFLDRTRSRRKIQKENVSFLCVPIRVGRSVLGALSVDRLFTEEVSLQEDLRLLSIISSMVGQAVKLQQVLQEEKERLIDENIKLQKELQERYRLPNIVGNSRKMQEVFQAITQVAPSEATVLIRGESGTGKELVAHAIHYNSQRASGPFIRVSCAALPESLIESELFGHEKGAFTGALVAKMGRFEAAHKGTIFLDEVGDLSPTVQVKLLRVIQEKEFERLGSSKTLQADVRIIAATHQDLEDLIRQGRFREDLYYRLNVFPIYMPPLRERKTDILLLAEHFLEKYSKQYQKQIRRISTPAIDMLMAYHWPGNVRELENWMERAVIVCNEEVIYSYHFPATLQTAEATGTQLKAPLKATVAQFERDLIIDALKSTRGNRAKAARLLQTTERILNYRIKSLGIDPLRYKS; from the coding sequence ATGGATTCATCGGACAGGGCTGTACGTCAGGCCTTGGAACTTGAGTGCCTGGGCCTCATAGCAGAAACCTTGTCCTCCTCATTGGACCTGCGTAGCACCCTGCAGGAGATCTTCCAGATCCTGGCAGATCGCATGGGCATGAGCCGGGGAACCCTGACTCTTCTGAATCCCAGAACCGGGCAGCTGGCCATAGAAATAGCTCACGGGCTTTCTTTCGAGGAGCAACAGAGGGGCCGTTACAAGCTGGGGGAGGGCATAACAGGGAGGGTCGTGGAGTCGGGCCAACCCATGGTGGTGCCTAGGATAGGGGAGGAGCCTTTGTTCTTGGATCGCACCCGCTCCCGGAGAAAAATCCAGAAAGAGAACGTTTCCTTCTTGTGCGTTCCCATCAGGGTGGGCCGCAGTGTGCTGGGAGCCCTAAGCGTGGATCGTCTCTTCACAGAAGAGGTCTCTCTTCAGGAGGATCTTAGGCTTCTAAGTATCATCTCCTCTATGGTGGGTCAGGCAGTGAAACTGCAGCAGGTCCTCCAAGAGGAAAAAGAAAGGCTAATAGACGAAAACATAAAGCTTCAAAAGGAACTCCAGGAGCGCTATAGGCTTCCCAACATAGTTGGCAACAGCCGAAAGATGCAGGAAGTATTTCAAGCCATCACCCAGGTGGCTCCCAGCGAGGCCACGGTATTGATAAGGGGGGAAAGCGGCACAGGAAAAGAGCTGGTGGCCCATGCCATCCATTACAACAGTCAAAGGGCCTCGGGCCCCTTTATAAGAGTAAGCTGCGCGGCCCTGCCCGAGAGCCTCATAGAAAGCGAGCTCTTTGGGCACGAAAAGGGGGCTTTCACCGGTGCCCTTGTGGCCAAGATGGGCAGATTCGAGGCGGCCCACAAAGGGACCATATTCTTGGACGAGGTAGGAGACCTCAGCCCCACGGTTCAGGTGAAGCTGCTAAGGGTAATACAGGAAAAAGAGTTTGAAAGGCTGGGCTCCTCCAAGACCTTGCAGGCCGATGTGCGCATCATTGCGGCAACACATCAGGACCTGGAAGATCTGATCCGGCAGGGTCGTTTCCGAGAGGATCTGTATTACAGGTTAAATGTTTTTCCCATCTACATGCCCCCCCTCAGGGAGCGAAAGACAGACATACTGCTTCTGGCAGAACATTTCCTGGAGAAGTACTCAAAGCAGTATCAGAAGCAGATCAGGAGGATTTCCACTCCGGCCATAGACATGCTCATGGCTTACCACTGGCCGGGAAACGTAAGGGAACTGGAAAACTGGATGGAAAGGGCGGTCATAGTGTGCAACGAGGAGGTCATCTACAGCTATCACTTCCCTGCCACTCTGCAGACAGCAGAGGCTACGGGCACACAGCTCAAGGCCCCCCTGAAGGCCACGGTGGCTCAATTCGAAAGAGACCTCATAATAGATGCTCTTAAATCCACCAGGGGAAACCGCGCCAAGGCCGCAAGGCTTCTTCAGACCACAGAGCGCATCCTGAACTATCGCATCAAGTCGCTGGGGATTGATCCCCTGCGTTACAAGAGCTGA